From the genome of Brassica oleracea var. oleracea cultivar TO1000 chromosome C4, BOL, whole genome shotgun sequence:
TATAATTTTTGAACCACAACATTTTATTAGCTTTGTGTACAAGAGAACATAACTTGACTACTTAGCAAAAAGAAAAACATAACTTGACAAGAACATTTTTGAGATTACAAGACTCTCCAAAAGCAGTCTCGTGTTTGCCAGTGAGACTCATCTCCTTGCCTTCACCATAAGCAGAGATGTGTCCCTTGCCTCGTATCCAAGCTGACGAGTGCACTTGTAACAAGTGCATAGTCATCTCAATCTAACCACAAGAACCTGTAACAAGTGCATACTCATCTCAATCCAACCACAAGAACCTGTAACAAGTGCATACTAACATACTGACTCAAGTGCATAGATAGTGAAAATACATCATTCAGAGTGACTTTTAAAACATAAGACTCAACAAACAACAACAAGATAAGACTCACGGGAACTTATGACAATATATCACTTATTAGTTTGTTCTTCAAAGCTATTTCACTCTCACTAAGAGGCTCTTTTTTTGCAAGGAGAGTCTCCAACATATGTTGCTTATTAAGCTTCTCCTTCATTTCAAAGTCCTGCTTCTTCAGTTCAAGATCCTGCTTCCTCAGTTCATGATCCTGCTTCCTTATCTCAAACATGTCTTGCAACTTCTCCATAGGCTTGGTGCTGGTTGCTTCCATCTCTTTTGCCTTCAACCTTGCCTTTGCCTTCTTCACACCTTTAGGACGAGCCTCTTCTCGATCTCCATGGTTTGATGACTGGACAGAAGCTTGAGAACCATCTTCACCCTTCCTTTTTTTTACGTGTTATTCTCTGTCCCAAAATTTGACAGCCATTTCTGTTCATATCTTAGCACCCTCCAACAATGCTCAAGTGTGAACTTGGCAGCGTAATCATTGTGATAGATTTCATAAGCAAGCTTCATGACATCATTGTCATTCTGCCCACTTGACTGCTGACCTGTTGCAGCACGTAAAGAGGCAACAAACTTGGAGACTTGGTCACTGATCTTGAACCACCTTTGCTTACAGTTGCCACCCTCTCTTTGTGGCATACCAACAAGCTGAGGACTTTCATTGAAGTAAGCTCCAATTCTTTTCCAAAAGGAGTCCGTCTTCTGTTCATTCCTTATAATTGGATCCTTGCTTGTGTTAAGCCAAGCACTTATGAGCACCAAATCTTCCTTCTGTGACCAATTCCTTCTCCCTCTTTTGTCTTCAGTTGTCTATGCATCTTGGCTTCGAGAATTTGTCCACTGAGAACTAAAGAGAGGAAGTTCTGAAGATCCAAGAGCTACGCTTGGTGAGACAGGTTCATAATGTTGGCTATTTAACAGATCCAAATAACCTGAAGATTGAGTAAATGGATTTGAAGAATCCATTCCTACTTTCTGGTGGAGAAAGGAGAATGAGAGAGTGAAGTAGTTTTCGGAAAAGGAGAAATAGGTGAAGAAGGACGAGTTGCGTTTTAGTGTGAGTTTGTTGCATTCATTTATAACAAGTGTGAGTATGTTAAATTGTTTAAAGTGTGTGGGGTTAGCAATAAAGACTTACCAAATCTAAAAACAACCAAGCATTGATCACAACCATACTTAAAGCAAACTACCAACTAACAACCAACTAGTTAACATCTAACAACCAACTAGTCCTAGAAGAATTTAAAGAAGCAGTCTCAGTAAATTACCTTGGAAGGCTGAAATTTAGCTTCCGTAGTAGCTCTCTCCACACAGACTTCTAGCTTCTCCATTAGCTCCATCCTCAACAGCCATAAATACATAAAAAAATATAGACATGAATAAGAACACGATTTTAATGTAGACAGTCCTACTTTAACATCAACCAAACATTTTCAGAGTGAAATAACCAAGCATTGATCACAGCTAAGGAGAAGTGATCCGATTTAACAGCCTACAACCATTGATCACAGCTAATGTCATTGAAAACTATAAAACACAACAAGAGATCATAGAATGCAAATCGGATTCAAGAATCAACATCCTAATTATGTTGATAATAGCTAATAACAAATAAATATCCTAATTATTGATGTTAATAACCCTAATTTCGCATTTAAACCAAGAATCCTAATTTACAATCTTAGGAACCCTAAAATCAAAATACCCTATTCTAGATTCAACATATTAAATAGACGAATCTACACATTATAAACCTCAAATCGTACCTAGAGAAGAATGAAGATGCTTCCTGCTTCGAAATCTCTTCGATTTCAACTCAGAAATCTGAAACAATCAAGCCTCAGATTCCACCAATTTCTCCGTTGATGAAGCCGGCGGTGGTGAAAGGATGCTTCCGGCGTTGGATTCTATGCTCAACCGGCGGTGGATTGCATATACAACCGGCTGTTTCATGAATTGATTCGCCGTCTGAATCGCAAACCCAAGAGAGAGAGAGAGAGAGCCAAAAAAAATTCCGCGAAAGAGAGAGAACTCGGACCAAATTAATTTTTTTCCCCTTGTTTAAAACACTCAACAACTGAGAGATGGACACGTTTCCTTTGGATATAGCTCCAAAAACATCTACAATTAGAGACACCTCTAACTATTTTTCATGTTTTTGATTTTATTAAAACCCTTAAAATTAGATGGATACTGTCTTAGAAGTGTCTTGGATACATTGTTGGAGCTGCTCTTACCAATTACTAATTACTTCATTAATTATAATTACCATAATAATTTGAGATCATTTATTTTACGTGTAAACCATTATTATTTCACAGCTCTAGATGAAATTGCTTCATCCATGACAAGAATTCAAACGAAGAATTTTTTATTTATTTACAGAATCAGTTAGACATAGGCATCTATGTATCTGTTCAGGTACAGATGTATCTGTTCAGGTACAGAACGGTTTTTTGGGTATCGAATTTTAGGTTTTTAATATTAAATTTCGTTCGGATGTTATAAATTTTCGAACAGGGTTCCAATCAGATTATTCCGGGTTCGAGTAGGAACGTAAAAACCTAAAAATATCAAAATAACCTATATATTTAGAAATCTCATAAATTTTTTTATAAAAAAGGTAAAATCAACACCGCACGTGTGGATCAAGCTCTAATTCAATATTAAATGAATAAAATAATAATACGAAAACAATTCTCCGAATAATTTTGAATCACCCAAATTTCATTAACAAGGTAAGTCCATGAGTTCTCATGACTATGTGGATCTGTAATCGACATTGGAGAATCTCTGTTATTATTTTTTTCTTTCTTATCTTGAACCCTAAAGTTTTTGAGATTTAAATCGGACGATACTCACCAAAGTGTATTAACTAGCCTTTTGTGTATTTAGATAGAAACTTGGATAATGAAAATAGAGATTCTCATTTAACACACTTTTTTTACATTAAACGTTCACAACACAGCGAAAGTCACACATGAAACTAGTAAGAACATACAGATAAAGTAAAGGAGAGTTTTCAGACAATGAGACATTAATCTTCAAGCTTTGTAGTATGTAAGATAAATGCTGAAATGGAGAATAGTATCACGACCATCAGTAACATGTTGGTCTTCCTGGTTGTGCAGTGTCTCCACCACAGCATACCCTTTAGCATGCTCAAACTTCCCAGTCCCACCCACAACAGCTATATGCGAGGCATGAGCAGCAGTCCTATGGACTCCAAAGAAGCTGATGGCATCATCAAGCGTGTCGTGATGATCATGCTCTCCATGGAACAACACGGTCAAGGAAAGGGTCTGGCTAGTTCCATCCAAAGAACTAGCTATATAAAACCCTTGTGCTCTGCCGATAATCGTAGATCCTAGCTCATGGCCCTCAGTGAGCTCATCATCGACCACGGTGATGGTGCCGAACATGAGCTGCTGAAGTGCAGCTGCGGGAGGGAGTTGACCTGCGGTTACAAATGGAAGGTTGTTGGAGCTGAGGGAGCCTTGAGAGTTACCGTTAGTGTTTTGTATGATGGTGTTGGCTTGAGAGCCACTTAGTCCTGTGAGGAGTGGAGCCGTGTTTGGGTTGATTATATTGTTGATGTTGTTTGCGTTTACAAGTGGTACAGCGTTATCTACAGGAAAAATGTTGTTGTTGGATTTAGAGAATGGTATTCCATTCACTTCGGTTTGTGCTACTATCCCAGTAACTACACGTGCTGATGGGTGTGACCCGCCTAGAACGTCGTGCATAAAGAACTCTAGGACAGGCACATGTCCCCCCGTGGCTTGTCCTGGAAGGGGAATTGGTAGTGGAGGTTGTGTTGTTGTTGGAGTTGTTGTTGCGACTGGTGGATTTTCATCCTCCTCTTCCGGTGTGGCAGGGACTAATTGCGGCTGAGGTTCGACCTCATCGAGAAGTCTAGCGGAGTACACATTTGAGGCTATCAAGAGGAAGGTCAAGATCGTTAGGCTAAAAGCTTTAGCCATTGTTGTGTATTTATTTGGTTTTGGGTTATGTATTGTGTGTTTGTGTTTATTCTCTATGCTCTATTGGGTTTGTTTATATAGGAAGCTTGGAAGATCACGAGATCTATGATGTAGTGGAGTTGTTGTCCTCGCCTTTGCTTATCATTGTTTAGTTGAGGAATGGATTTCAACTAAACCTCTAGCTTCATTGAGCTATTATAAAATAATAATTTGCGACTTTATCCTCTTGGCCCTTTATTCACTTAACTTTGTTTTCCTCCCAAGTTATTTCATTTCTTGGGTAATTATCAGTAGGGCTATACAAAAATATCTGAATTCAGAAAATTGAATCGAACACAACTCGAAAAATTAATACTAGATCCAAAATAAAACTAATATTATACCTAAACAGATCCAAAATTTTAATATCTCGAGAATCAGAATCAAATCTAACATGAACTGAAATAGTTCTGAGTATCCAAAAAATACCATGATCACAATAGCTTTAACGTATATTAATTATTTTAATATCCAAAAACATATCCAAAATATCCAAAAATCTGAATTATGTAAAATACCTGAAAATATCCAAAAATAAATATCCAAAAAGAGTCAAAATATCTAAACACTCGAAATACCTATTAGTTCTCCACAAAATATCGAAATAGAACCAATTTATGTCAATTATAGATATTTGTTCATATATTACTCAAATTTATATATTTTATATTATTTTATTTTTTATTTTGAGGAATTTAAGCTATAGTTGGATTTTTGAAAATTTTGACATAATTTAAATGGTTACCCGGACCAGAACCAAACCTGTAAGAATCCAAACCAAAACCAAACCAAAACTTCTAAATGCCCGAATAAACTTAAATCTCTAACCCAAAAATGAAAATTCAAATCAATCCGAATCGAACCCGAATGAATATCCAAACGTCCACACCTAATTTTCAGGTTATGGCTTTCCCATTTCCACCGGTTATTTTGGATATTAGATAGTTTATATGTTTGAATCCATATAAAACCTAGAAAAAATCAGTTCAGATAGGTTCAGATATTAAAAACAACTAATATCCAAAAAAACTAGGGATTAGTTCAATTACGGTTTAGTTTGAGTTTTTCAGGATAATTTAGGTAAACTATTAGATATTCAGATAAAATATCAAATAATTTGGATAAAATATCAAATAATTTTGAGTTAATCGGATTTAGGTATATATTTCTACCAGAACATTTATAGATATTTAGCATGGCACACGGTGCTCGGAATATGCTTTTTGCTATGGTTTATGTTGATTCAGTTCCCTCGAATTGGCTATCGGATCTGGAATCTGCATATGATTAGAATAGCCTTTTGTTGTAAGAAAATTAAATATAATTAACATTGTATGCATACAATTTTTTTTTATATATTAAAGCGCAAGTCACTTAATCAATTAGATTATGATACATGGCATGTGCTTTACAACTTTAAAAACAAATGTAAATAAAGAAAATTTTAAACGCAAAAAAATCTGTTTAGTCTATTAACTAAATTTTTTTAATTATTTTGTATATAAAATAAAAGTTTCCGATAATTTCACACGACTCCCATAATCCCATTATTTAGAAAGCGCTAATCTTTTCTAGATAATGCCATATATTAGTTCCATATCTACTTGCATTCAGAAATAGTAAATTCATAAATTCTTTGCAATGACTCCATTGATTCTCTCTAAAATTTCAACTTCTAATGACAAAATCATTAACAGTTCTATATCCAAATTCAAATTGTTTCAGGTCAAACAGTAGCCTATCAGTCTTCAAAAGAATTTCCTTCTTTTAATGAAATGAAAAAAAGAAGAACATCAATATGCTATGAATTGATACTGAACTTGGAAGATAAAGCTTAAAGTCCAGGTAAGTGAAAAAAAACAACGCTAAAACTTTTTATGCTCAAATAACTTCTTCATTAACCTTTTCTCTTCTTACCCTACTTATAATTTTTGTAATCATCATTCTCTGCATTTTTAGACATTGGCAAAAGCTACATACTGCATGGTGTCACTACAAGAAAACAGCGGTATTCTGACGGACATTTCGACGGAAAATGAAATCCTCGGAATATACCGACGGAATTCCGAGGAAACCTCAGTCCGTCGGAATATTCCGAGGAAATTCCGAGGAACAATGTNNNNNNNNNNNNNNNNNNNNNNNNNNNNNNNNNNNNNNNNNNNNNNNNNNNNNNNNNNNNNNNNNNNNNNNNNNNNNNNNNNNNNNNNNNNNNNNNNNNNNNNNNNNNNNNNNNNNNNNNNNNNNNNNNNNNNNNNNNNNNNNNNNNNNNNNNNNNNNNNNNNNNNNNNNNNNNNNNNNNNNNNNNNNNNNNNNNNNNNNNNNNNNNNNNNNNNNNNNNNNNNNNNNNNNNNNNNNNNNNNNNNNNNNNNNNNNNNNNNNNNNNNNNNNNNNNNNNNNNNNNNNNNNNNNNNNNNNNNNNNNNNNNNNNNNNNNNNNNNNNNNNNNNNNNNNNNNNNNNNNNNNNNNNNNNNNNNNNNNNNNNNNNNNNNNNNNNNNNNNNNNNNNNNNNNNNNNNNNNNNNNNNNNNNNNNNNNNNNNNNNNNNNNNNNNNNNNNNNNNNNNNNNNNNNNNNNNNNNNNNNNNNNNNNNNNNNNNNNNNNNNNNNNNNNNNNNNNNNNNNNNNNNNNNNNNNNNNNNNNNNNNNNNNNNNNNNNNNNNNNNNNNNNNNNNNNNNNNNNNNNNNNNNNNNNNNNNNNNNNNNNNNNNNNNNNNNNNNNNNNNNNNNNNNNNNNNNNNNNNNNNNNNNNNNNNNNNNNNNNNNNNNNNNNNNNNNNNNNNNNNNNNNNNNNNNNNNNNNNNNNNNNNNNNNNNNNNNNNNNNNNNNNNNNNNNNNNNNNNNNNNNNNNNNNNNNNNNNNNNNNNNNNNNNNNNNNNNNNNNNNNNNNNNNNNNNNNNNNNNNNNNNNNNNNNNNNNNNNNNNNNNNNNNNNNNNNNNNNNNNNNNNNNNNNNNNNNNNNNNNNNNNNNNNNNNNNNNNNNNNNNNNNNNNNNNNNNNNNNNNNNNNNNNNNNNNNNNNNNNNNNNNNNNNNNNNNNNNNNNNNNNNNNNNNNNNNNNNNNNNNNNNNNNNNNNNNNNNNNNNNNNNNNNNNNNNNNNNNNNNNNNNNNNNNNNNNNNNNNNNNNNNNNNNNNNNNNNNNNNNNNNNNNNNNNNNNNNNNNNNNNNNNNNNNNNNNNNNNNNNNNNNNNNNNNNNNNNNNNNNNNNNNNNNNNNNNNNNNNNNNNNNNNNNNNNNNNNNNNNNNNNNNNNNNNNNNNNNNNNNNNNNNNNNNNNNNNNNNNNNNNNNNNNNNNNNNNNNNNNNNNNNNNNNNNNNNNNNNNNNNNNNNNNNNNNNNNNNNNNNNNNNNNNNNNNNNNNNNNNNNNNNNNNNNNNNNNNNNNNNNNNNNNNNNNNNNNNNNNNNNNNNNNNNNNNNNNNNNNNNNNNNNNNNNNNNNNNNNNNNNNNNNNNNNNNNNNNNNNNNNNNNNNNNNNNNNNNNNNNNNNNNNNNNNNNNNNNNNNNNNNNNNNNNNNNNNNNNNNNNNNNNNNNNNNNNNNNNNNNNNNNNNNNNNNNNNNNNNNNNNNNNNNNNNNNNNNNNNNNNNNNNNNNNNNNNNNNNNNNNNNNNNNNNNNNNNNNNNNNNNNNNNNNNNNNNNNNNNNNNNNNNNNNNNNNNNNNNNNNNNNNNNNNNNNNNNNNNNNNNNNNNNNNNNNNNNNNNNNNNNNNNNNNNNNNNNNNNNNNNNNNNNNNNNNNNNNNNNNNNNNNNNNNNNNNNNNNNNNNNNNNNNNNNNNNNNNNNNNNNNNNNNNNNNNNNNNNNNNNNNNNNNNNNNNNNNNNNNNNNNNNNNNNNNNNNNNNNNNNNNNNNNNNNNNNNNNNNNNNNNNNNNNNNNNNNNNNNNNNNNNNNNNNNNNNNNNNNNNNNNNNNNNNNNNNNNNNNNNNNNNNNNNNNNNNNNNNNNNNNNNNNNNNNNNNNNNNNNNNNNNNNNNNNNNNNNNNNNNNNNNNNNNNNNNNNNNNNNNNNNNNNNNNNNNNNNNNNNNNNNNNNNNNNNNNNNNNNNNNNNNNNNNNNNNNNNNNNNNNNNNNNNNNNNNNNNNNNNNNNNNNNNNNNNNNNNNNNNNNNNNNNNNNNNNNNNNNNNNNNNNNNNNNNNNNNNNNNNNNNNNNNNNNNNNNNNNNNNNNNNNNNNNNNNNNNNNNNNNNNNNNNNNNNNNNNNNNNNNNNNNNNNNNNNNNNNNNNNNNNNNNNNNNNNNNNNNNNNNNNNNNNNNNNNNNNNNNNNNNNNNNNNNNNNNNNNNNNNNNNNNNNNNNNNNNNNNNNNNNNNNNNNNNNNNNNNNNNNNNNNNNNNNNNNNNNNNNNNNNNNNNNNNNNNNNNNNNNNNNNNNNNNNNNNNNNNNNNNNNNNNNNNNNNNNNNNNNNNNNNNNNNNN
Proteins encoded in this window:
- the LOC106340705 gene encoding dirigent protein 24 encodes the protein MAKAFSLTILTFLLIASNVYSARLLDEVEPQPQLVPATPEEEDENPPVATTTPTTTQPPLPIPLPGQATGGHVPVLEFFMHDVLGGSHPSARVVTGIVAQTEVNGIPFSKSNNNIFPVDNAVPLVNANNINNIINPNTAPLLTGLSGSQANTIIQNTNGNSQGSLSSNNLPFVTAGQLPPAAALQQLMFGTITVVDDELTEGHELGSTIIGRAQGFYIASSLDGTSQTLSLTVLFHGEHDHHDTLDDAISFFGVHRTAAHASHIAVVGGTGKFEHAKGYAVVETLHNQEDQHVTDGRDTILHFSIYLTYYKA
- the LOC106338615 gene encoding glutathione S-transferase T3-like, translating into MELMEKLEVCVERATTEAKFQPSKIWNEQKTDSFWKRIGAYFNESPQLVGMPQREGGNCKQRWFKISDQVSKFVASLRAATGQQSSGQNDNDVMKLAYEIYHNDYAAKKGEDGSQASVQSSNHGDREEARPKGVKKAKARLKAKEMEATSTKPMEKLQDMFEIRKQDHELRKQDLELKKQDFEMKEKLNKQHMLETLLAKKEPLSESEIALKNKLISDILS